A genomic stretch from Merismopedia glauca CCAP 1448/3 includes:
- a CDS encoding LptA/OstA family protein encodes MKLRPNYLGKLGLSLTLALAGAIALPSIVTDANAQTAKDNRALLVRSDIQEANSKTGVITARGNVQIFYPARQIQATSAQAQYYSRERRIVLTGNVYVLQQGNSLKGENITYLIDEGRFVVLPKSNQQVESVYLVTDSNSNAQ; translated from the coding sequence ATGAAACTTAGACCTAATTACTTAGGTAAACTGGGCTTATCATTAACCCTTGCATTAGCTGGGGCGATCGCCTTACCATCAATTGTGACAGATGCTAACGCTCAGACAGCGAAAGATAATCGAGCTTTGCTGGTACGTTCTGATATCCAAGAAGCCAATTCCAAAACAGGGGTAATTACGGCTCGCGGTAACGTTCAGATCTTCTATCCTGCTCGTCAAATTCAAGCTACTTCTGCTCAAGCTCAATATTACAGCCGCGAGCGTCGGATTGTTTTGACTGGTAATGTTTACGTTCTTCAGCAAGGAAATAGCTTAAAAGGGGAAAACATTACTTATTTGATCGATGAAGGTCGGTTTGTGGTTTTACCTAAATCAAATCAACAAGTAGAGTCGGTTTACTTGGTGACGGATTCTAACTCCAACGCCCAATAA
- the lptB gene encoding LPS export ABC transporter ATP-binding protein, producing the protein MKIVLENIHKSYSQRLVVNRVNLSVSQGEVVGLLGPNGAGKTTTFYIATGLEKPDRGQVWLDETEITSLAMHQRSHLGIGYLTQEASIFRQLTVLENILLVLEQTGVPKKEWKARIDGLIKEFRLHKVVNTLGKQVSGGERRRTELARALAAGREGPKFLFLDEPFAGVDPIAVGEIQTVIAELRDRSMGILITDHNVRETLEITDRAYIMRDGEILAAGSPEELYTNPLVRKYYLGTDFQK; encoded by the coding sequence GTGAAGATAGTTTTAGAAAATATCCATAAATCATATAGCCAGAGGCTTGTAGTTAACCGCGTCAATCTTTCAGTCTCTCAAGGAGAAGTAGTAGGATTATTAGGTCCGAACGGGGCTGGTAAAACTACCACTTTCTATATTGCCACAGGGTTAGAAAAGCCAGATCGCGGTCAAGTTTGGCTAGATGAAACTGAGATTACCTCATTGGCGATGCATCAGCGATCGCATTTGGGAATCGGCTATCTCACCCAAGAAGCTAGCATTTTTCGCCAATTAACTGTTTTAGAAAATATCCTGTTAGTTTTAGAACAGACTGGAGTCCCAAAAAAAGAGTGGAAAGCCAGAATTGATGGTTTAATTAAAGAATTTCGGCTCCATAAAGTCGTAAATACCCTAGGAAAACAAGTTTCTGGGGGAGAACGTCGTCGCACGGAATTAGCTAGGGCTTTAGCGGCTGGTAGGGAAGGACCAAAGTTTCTGTTTTTAGATGAACCCTTTGCTGGAGTCGATCCGATCGCTGTTGGTGAAATTCAAACTGTAATTGCCGAATTGCGCGATCGCTCGATGGGTATCCTAATTACTGACCATAATGTCCGCGAAACCCTAGAAATCACCGATAGAGCCTATATTATGCGAGATGGTGAAATTTTAGCGGCGGGTAGTCCAGAAGAACTTTATACTAACCCTTTGGTTCGGAAATATTATTTGGGAACGGATTTTCAAAAGTAA
- a CDS encoding LptF/LptG family permease has protein sequence MTFKAYKSFNYWLPRISVMDRYIAMELIPPFIFGVGSFSSLGVAIGTGFDLVRQVAESGLGLGILFKVLLLRIPQFVAYALPMSTLLGTLMTYSRLSGDSELIALRSVGVSIYRIVVPAVLLSFLVTGTTFLFNEFVVPAANYEATATLDRALIQEQVALKGENIIYPEYGEKKLLNGTKKKYLKRLFYAAEFDGRQMNKLTILDWSKEGLNLIVTSESGQWNIKKNIWDLFNGTSYSIAPDSSYSKIARFERLEAELSRAPLDLVEKERNSDEMNLLQAIDYLKVIESSRDEKKILKIRVRIHEKIAFPFICVVFGLIGSTLGNRPQRTGKATSFGISLLVVVTYYALFIVCRVIGQVGIVPPLLAAWLPNVFGLVAGGWLLFRAAK, from the coding sequence ATGACTTTTAAAGCTTACAAATCATTTAATTATTGGTTACCTCGCATTTCGGTCATGGATCGTTATATTGCGATGGAATTGATCCCGCCGTTTATTTTTGGTGTCGGTTCTTTTTCTTCCTTGGGAGTAGCTATTGGGACTGGATTTGACTTAGTTAGACAAGTCGCTGAGTCAGGATTGGGGTTGGGGATTTTATTTAAGGTGCTGCTGCTCAGAATCCCCCAATTTGTGGCTTATGCTTTGCCCATGTCTACCCTTTTGGGTACATTAATGACTTACAGCCGCTTATCTGGTGATAGCGAACTGATTGCTTTGCGTAGTGTTGGGGTCAGTATTTATCGGATTGTCGTTCCTGCTGTATTACTGAGTTTTTTGGTGACGGGAACCACTTTTCTATTTAATGAATTCGTAGTTCCAGCAGCGAATTATGAAGCAACAGCGACTTTAGATCGCGCTTTGATTCAAGAACAAGTCGCTCTCAAAGGAGAAAATATTATTTATCCAGAATATGGCGAAAAAAAGCTGCTCAATGGGACAAAGAAGAAATATTTAAAAAGATTATTTTACGCTGCCGAATTTGATGGTCGGCAAATGAATAAATTGACTATTTTAGATTGGTCAAAAGAAGGTTTAAATCTAATTGTGACATCTGAATCTGGTCAGTGGAATATTAAGAAAAATATTTGGGATTTGTTTAATGGAACTAGTTACTCAATTGCCCCAGATTCTTCCTATAGTAAGATTGCTAGATTTGAACGTTTGGAAGCAGAGCTATCGAGAGCGCCGTTAGATTTAGTGGAGAAGGAACGCAATTCTGATGAGATGAATTTATTGCAAGCGATAGATTATCTCAAGGTAATTGAATCCAGTAGAGACGAAAAGAAAATTCTGAAAATTAGGGTTAGAATTCATGAAAAGATCGCTTTTCCTTTTATTTGTGTAGTCTTTGGATTAATCGGTTCTACGTTAGGAAATCGCCCTCAACGAACTGGAAAAGCTACTAGTTTTGGGATCAGTTTATTAGTAGTCGTCACCTATTATGCTTTATTCATAGTTTGTCGAGTCATTGGTCAAGTCGGTATTGTACCCCCATTATTAGCCGCTTGGCTACCCAATGTGTTTGGGTTAGTAGCTGGAGGCTGGTTATTATTTCGGGCGGCTAAATAA